One stretch of Pandoraea oxalativorans DNA includes these proteins:
- a CDS encoding NUDIX hydrolase — protein MNARWKPNVTVAAVVERDGRFLFVEEQKRAGLLINQPAGHLEPGESILDAVRREVLEETAHRFEPQHLLGIYLAPGPEDIAYLRFTFSGTLGEFDATRTLDDGIVGTLWLTPEEVRAQRARHRSPILEQCMDDYLRGVRYDLGILQTYPALTGGQGNT, from the coding sequence ATGAATGCACGCTGGAAGCCCAACGTGACGGTTGCAGCGGTCGTCGAACGTGACGGCCGTTTTCTGTTTGTCGAAGAGCAAAAGCGTGCCGGTCTGCTGATTAACCAACCGGCCGGTCATCTGGAACCGGGCGAGTCGATTCTCGACGCCGTGCGCCGTGAGGTGCTGGAAGAGACCGCGCATAGATTCGAGCCGCAGCACCTGCTCGGCATTTATCTCGCGCCCGGGCCCGAGGACATCGCCTATCTGCGCTTCACCTTCAGCGGCACGTTGGGCGAGTTCGATGCGACGCGTACGCTCGACGACGGCATCGTCGGCACACTCTGGCTCACGCCGGAGGAGGTACGCGCGCAGCGGGCACGGCACCGCTCGCCCATTCTCGAGCAGTGCATGGACGATTACCTGCGAGGCGTTCGGTACGACCTCGGCATACTTCAGACCTATCCGGCACTGACCGGCGGGCAAGGCAACACATGA
- a CDS encoding Re/Si-specific NAD(P)(+) transhydrogenase subunit alpha, which produces MKIGIPAETLSGESRVAATPETVKKLVASGHQIVIGRGAGDAASVPDAAFEAAGATLGSAADALGAELVLKVRAPSLEELAQMSRGSVVVGMLNPFDAENNARMAAAGVTAFALEAAPRTTRAQSMDVLSSQANIAGYKAVMLAANLYQRFMPMLMTAAGTVKAARLVVLGAGVAGLQAIATAKRLGAVIEASDVRPAVREQIESLGAKFIDVPFETDEEREIAKGVGGYARPMPAAWLARQAQLVHTRLTQADIVISTALIPGRAAPTLISEDTVKAMKPGSVIIDLAAGRGANGGGNCPLSVADEVVKVHGVTIAGYTNLAGMVAADASALYARNVLDFLKLVIDKEGQFVIDTNDDIVSACLMCRDGQVLRAA; this is translated from the coding sequence ATGAAAATCGGCATTCCCGCCGAAACGCTTTCCGGCGAATCCCGTGTCGCGGCCACGCCCGAGACGGTGAAGAAGCTGGTCGCGTCAGGACACCAGATCGTGATCGGCCGCGGCGCCGGAGACGCGGCCAGCGTGCCCGACGCCGCCTTCGAAGCGGCCGGGGCCACCCTCGGCAGCGCCGCCGACGCGCTCGGCGCAGAACTCGTCCTCAAGGTACGCGCCCCCTCCCTCGAAGAACTTGCCCAGATGTCGCGCGGCAGTGTGGTCGTCGGCATGCTCAATCCGTTCGATGCCGAGAACAATGCGCGCATGGCCGCCGCCGGCGTCACCGCCTTCGCGCTCGAAGCCGCGCCGCGCACTACACGCGCCCAAAGCATGGACGTGCTGTCCTCGCAGGCCAACATCGCCGGTTACAAGGCGGTGATGCTTGCTGCGAACCTCTATCAACGCTTCATGCCGATGCTGATGACGGCCGCCGGTACGGTGAAGGCCGCGCGTCTGGTCGTGCTCGGTGCCGGTGTCGCGGGCCTGCAGGCCATTGCGACGGCCAAACGTCTGGGTGCAGTGATCGAAGCGTCGGACGTGCGTCCGGCGGTACGTGAGCAGATCGAATCGCTCGGCGCGAAGTTCATCGACGTGCCGTTCGAGACGGACGAAGAGCGCGAGATCGCAAAGGGCGTGGGTGGCTATGCACGTCCGATGCCCGCTGCCTGGCTCGCTCGTCAGGCACAACTGGTACACACGCGTCTGACGCAGGCCGACATCGTCATCTCCACCGCCCTGATTCCGGGCCGCGCTGCGCCGACGCTCATCAGCGAAGACACCGTCAAGGCCATGAAGCCCGGTTCGGTGATCATCGATCTGGCGGCCGGACGCGGTGCCAACGGCGGCGGCAACTGCCCGCTGTCGGTGGCCGACGAAGTCGTCAAAGTCCACGGCGTCACCATCGCGGGGTACACCAACCTCGCCGGTATGGTGGCCGCAGATGCCTCTGCGCTTTACGCACGTAACGTGCTGGACTTCCTCAAGCTCGTCATCGACAAGGAAGGTCAGTTCGTCATCGATACCAACGACGACATCGTCAGCGCGTGCCTGATGTGCCGCGACGGTCAAGTGCTGCGTGCGGCTTAA
- a CDS encoding MurR/RpiR family transcriptional regulator — protein sequence MLNRIEATLTQLRPSERKLATYVLDAPREVVDLSMNELAERANVSQPTIARFCQAVGCSGYREFKIRLAQGIAQGVPFVHRDVRPDEPVPGIASKVLDRTIGSLMQVRNNLSPDSIGQAIELLASARRIEFYGAGASGIAAQDMQHKFFRLGVPAVAYSDPHIYGMSAALLKEGDVVVAISNTGRTRDLLEATQLARTAGASVIAITHSNSPLARQASIALFADVDEDTDVYSPLTSRIAHLAIGDVLAVGMALRLGDRLPSQLARAKEVINRRRTANDGR from the coding sequence ATGCTTAACCGAATCGAAGCCACGCTGACCCAGTTGCGCCCGTCCGAGCGCAAGCTCGCGACCTATGTGCTCGACGCTCCGCGCGAAGTCGTCGATCTGTCGATGAACGAACTCGCCGAGCGCGCCAACGTCAGCCAGCCGACGATTGCCCGCTTCTGTCAGGCGGTGGGATGCAGCGGCTATCGCGAGTTCAAGATCCGTCTGGCGCAGGGCATCGCGCAGGGCGTGCCGTTCGTTCACCGCGACGTGCGTCCGGACGAGCCTGTACCGGGCATCGCCAGCAAGGTGCTCGACCGCACCATCGGCAGTCTTATGCAGGTGCGCAACAATCTCTCGCCCGACAGCATCGGCCAGGCGATCGAACTGCTGGCCTCGGCGCGACGCATCGAGTTCTACGGCGCGGGTGCGTCGGGCATCGCCGCGCAGGACATGCAGCACAAGTTCTTCCGACTCGGTGTGCCGGCGGTCGCGTACAGCGATCCGCACATCTACGGCATGTCGGCCGCGCTCCTCAAGGAAGGAGACGTTGTCGTAGCGATCTCGAATACGGGACGCACGCGGGATCTGCTCGAAGCCACGCAACTGGCGCGCACGGCGGGCGCGAGCGTGATCGCCATCACGCACAGCAATTCGCCGCTGGCGCGGCAGGCCAGCATAGCGCTGTTCGCCGACGTCGACGAAGACACCGACGTGTATTCGCCGCTGACCTCGCGCATCGCCCATCTCGCCATCGGCGACGTGCTCGCGGTCGGCATGGCGCTGCGTCTGGGCGACCGACTGCCATCGCAACTCGCACGAGCCAAGGAAGTCATCAACCGACGACGCACGGCGAACGACGGCAGATAG
- a CDS encoding 5'-methylthioadenosine/adenosylhomocysteine nucleosidase codes for MSLGIVAALHEEIADLLAEMAPGAHVEHIGMRDYHVGKLHGHDCVIVLARIGKVAAAATTAALIHRFDVREIVFTGVAGGLAHGLSVGDVVIADTLTQHDMDASPLFPRFEIPLLGRAAFDAEASLRDALAQAARDWLADEMAAQVSAALRAELRMSAPRVHVGQIASGDRFVSSANEVTLLRGTLPQALAVEMEGAAVAQVCHEYGVPFAVMRTLSDAADDTAHVDFPRFLREVASHYSHGILRRFLSKRSAPST; via the coding sequence ATGTCGCTAGGCATCGTCGCCGCCCTTCACGAAGAAATCGCCGATCTGCTCGCAGAGATGGCCCCCGGGGCGCACGTCGAACACATCGGCATGCGCGACTATCACGTGGGCAAGCTGCACGGCCACGACTGCGTCATCGTGCTCGCCCGCATCGGCAAAGTGGCGGCGGCCGCCACCACGGCTGCGCTGATCCATCGCTTCGACGTGCGGGAAATCGTCTTCACCGGCGTGGCGGGCGGACTCGCGCACGGGCTGTCGGTGGGCGACGTCGTCATCGCCGACACGCTCACGCAGCACGACATGGACGCCAGTCCTCTCTTCCCCCGCTTCGAAATCCCGTTGCTCGGACGCGCTGCGTTCGACGCCGAAGCCTCACTGCGCGACGCCCTCGCGCAGGCCGCACGCGACTGGCTTGCCGACGAGATGGCCGCGCAGGTGAGCGCTGCGCTGCGCGCCGAATTGCGGATGTCTGCGCCGCGCGTGCACGTCGGGCAGATCGCCAGCGGCGACCGCTTCGTTTCCAGCGCCAACGAAGTCACACTGCTGCGCGGCACGCTGCCGCAAGCCCTTGCCGTCGAGATGGAAGGGGCGGCGGTCGCACAGGTCTGCCATGAGTACGGCGTTCCGTTCGCTGTCATGAGAACGCTTTCCGATGCGGCCGACGACACGGCGCACGTCGATTTCCCGCGCTTTCTGCGCGAGGTCGCGAGCCACTACTCTCACGGTATTCTTCGTCGCTTCCTGAGCAAGCGTTCGGCGCCATCCACCTAG
- a CDS encoding NAD(P)(+) transhydrogenase (Re/Si-specific) subunit beta — MSMNLVTLLYLVASICFIQALKGLSNPKMARRGNAFGMIGMAIAAVTTIALIYELRRLMGGNYSGLALILAGLVVGGGVGAFVARKVEMTKMPELVAAMHSLIGLAAVCIAVAAVAEPAAFGIVPAGETLLPPGNRIELFIGTFVGAITFSGSVIAFGKLSGKYKFRLFQGAPVQFTGQHTINLLLAIAMLGFGVIFFLSQSWLPFILMTAIAFVLGVLIIIPIGGADMPVVVSMLNSYSGWAAAGIGFSLNNPMLIIAGSLVGSSGAILSYIMCKAMNRSFFNVILGGFGATPGTSAAGGEQQQRPVKSGSPDDAAFLMSNAESLVIVPGYGLAVARAQHALKELTDKLSEKGVSVRYAIHPVAGRMPGHMNVLLAEAEVPYDQVLEMDEINGEFGQTDVVLVLGANDVVNPAAKNDPGSPIAGMPIIEAYKAKTIIVNKRSMAAGYAGLDNELFYLDKTMMVFGDAKKVIEEMVKAVE, encoded by the coding sequence ATGAGCATGAATCTTGTGACGCTGCTGTATCTGGTCGCGTCGATCTGTTTCATTCAGGCGCTCAAGGGCCTGTCGAATCCGAAGATGGCGCGGCGCGGCAACGCGTTCGGCATGATCGGCATGGCGATTGCGGCCGTCACCACGATTGCGCTGATCTACGAGTTGCGTCGTCTGATGGGTGGCAACTACTCGGGACTCGCGCTGATCCTCGCAGGTCTCGTAGTCGGCGGCGGCGTCGGTGCCTTCGTCGCCCGCAAGGTCGAGATGACGAAGATGCCGGAACTCGTGGCCGCCATGCACTCGCTGATCGGTCTGGCGGCGGTGTGTATCGCTGTTGCGGCCGTGGCAGAGCCTGCGGCATTCGGTATCGTGCCTGCCGGTGAGACCTTGCTGCCGCCGGGTAACCGTATCGAGTTGTTCATCGGCACGTTCGTCGGTGCGATCACGTTCTCGGGGTCGGTCATCGCATTCGGCAAGCTTTCGGGCAAGTACAAGTTCCGTCTGTTCCAGGGCGCGCCGGTCCAGTTCACCGGACAGCACACGATCAACCTGCTGCTCGCCATCGCGATGCTCGGCTTCGGCGTCATCTTCTTCCTGTCGCAAAGCTGGCTGCCGTTCATTCTGATGACGGCAATCGCGTTCGTGCTCGGCGTGCTCATCATCATCCCGATTGGCGGTGCAGACATGCCGGTCGTGGTCTCGATGCTGAACTCGTACTCGGGCTGGGCGGCGGCGGGCATCGGCTTCTCGTTGAACAATCCGATGCTGATCATCGCCGGTTCGCTGGTCGGCTCGTCGGGCGCGATTCTGTCGTACATCATGTGTAAGGCCATGAACCGCTCGTTCTTCAACGTGATTCTCGGCGGCTTCGGCGCAACGCCGGGCACGAGTGCGGCGGGCGGCGAACAGCAGCAGCGTCCGGTGAAGTCCGGCTCGCCCGACGACGCCGCGTTCCTCATGAGCAACGCCGAATCGCTGGTGATCGTGCCGGGCTACGGTCTGGCGGTCGCCCGCGCGCAGCACGCGCTCAAGGAACTGACCGACAAGCTCTCGGAGAAAGGCGTGAGCGTGCGCTACGCGATTCACCCGGTCGCGGGCCGTATGCCGGGTCACATGAACGTGCTGCTCGCAGAAGCCGAGGTGCCGTACGATCAGGTGCTGGAGATGGACGAGATCAACGGCGAATTCGGCCAGACCGACGTGGTGCTGGTGCTCGGCGCGAACGACGTGGTGAACCCCGCCGCGAAGAACGACCCGGGCTCGCCGATTGCCGGGATGCCGATCATCGAGGCTTACAAAGCCAAGACGATCATCGTCAACAAGCGTTCGATGGCCGCCGGTTATGCCGGGCTCGATAACGAACTCTTCTATCTCGACAAGACGATGATGGTCTTCGGCGATGCGAAGAAGGTGATCGAGGAGATGGTGAAAGCGGTCGAGTAA
- the eda gene encoding bifunctional 4-hydroxy-2-oxoglutarate aldolase/2-dehydro-3-deoxy-phosphogluconate aldolase: MNINDIVRAGPVVPVLQFDNVEQGEQVSRALLAGGVRVLEITLRTPAAMDVIRHVAGLSDELIVGVGTLTRPAEMAQAVAAGARFGVSPGYTPALGAAAKAAGLPLLPGVVTPSDILAALADGYETVKFFPAEPSGGVPMLKALYGPFREVRFCPTGGISAESAPSYLAQPNVVCVGGSWLTPKALVDAKDWDGITRLARAASALPRA; encoded by the coding sequence ATGAACATCAATGACATCGTTCGTGCCGGCCCCGTGGTTCCGGTGCTCCAGTTCGACAACGTCGAGCAGGGCGAGCAGGTCTCGCGTGCATTGCTTGCGGGCGGCGTGCGCGTGCTCGAAATCACGCTGCGCACCCCGGCGGCGATGGACGTCATTCGCCATGTGGCCGGACTGTCGGACGAGTTGATCGTTGGCGTGGGCACGCTCACGCGTCCCGCAGAGATGGCGCAGGCCGTGGCCGCCGGTGCGCGCTTCGGCGTGTCGCCGGGTTACACGCCGGCGCTGGGCGCGGCCGCCAAGGCAGCCGGTCTGCCGCTGCTGCCGGGCGTGGTGACGCCCTCGGACATTCTGGCCGCGCTCGCGGACGGTTACGAGACGGTGAAGTTCTTCCCGGCTGAACCCTCGGGCGGTGTGCCGATGCTCAAGGCGCTCTACGGCCCGTTCCGCGAGGTGCGTTTTTGCCCGACGGGCGGCATCAGCGCGGAGTCGGCACCGTCGTATCTGGCGCAGCCGAACGTGGTGTGTGTGGGCGGCTCGTGGCTCACGCCCAAGGCGCTGGTCGACGCGAAGGACTGGGACGGTATCACGCGTCTGGCCCGCGCGGCGAGCGCGCTGCCGCGTGCCTGA
- a CDS encoding NAD(P) transhydrogenase subunit alpha — protein sequence MELINHTVINLIIFVLAVYVGYHVVWNVTPALHTPLMAVTNAISAIVIVGAMLAAGLTEGNLGKTMGVVAVALAAVNVFGGFLVTQRMLEMFKKKDKAPAKAANDESAAKGAH from the coding sequence ATGGAATTGATTAATCACACGGTGATCAACCTGATCATCTTCGTGCTGGCGGTGTACGTCGGCTATCACGTGGTGTGGAACGTCACACCGGCACTGCACACGCCGCTCATGGCGGTGACCAATGCGATCTCGGCCATCGTGATCGTGGGCGCCATGCTCGCCGCCGGTCTCACTGAGGGCAACCTCGGCAAGACGATGGGGGTCGTGGCGGTGGCGCTCGCAGCGGTGAACGTGTTCGGGGGCTTCCTCGTCACGCAGCGCATGCTGGAGATGTTCAAGAAAAAGGATAAGGCCCCTGCAAAGGCGGCCAACGACGAATCGGCAGCAAAGGGAGCGCACTGA
- the mnmA gene encoding tRNA 2-thiouridine(34) synthase MnmA — MSQKRVVVGMSGGVDSSVTAWLLKQQGYDVVGLFMKNWEDDDDSEYCSTRQDWIDVVSVADLIGIDVEAVNFAAEYKDRVFAEFLREYSAGRTPNPDVLCNAEIKFKAFLDHAVALGGETIATGHYARVRERDGRFELLKAFDHTKDQSYFLHRLNQQQLSRTMFPLGEMPKTKVREIAAQIGLPNAKKKDSTGICFIGERPFRDFLNRYLPTQPGPMKTPDGTIVGEHVGLAFYTLGQRKGIGLGGSRDGSGEPWFVARKDMASNTLYVVQGHDHPWLLSDTLDAEDLSWVAGVAPAEGTRCGAKTRYRQADAACEVVRADGGGLTLSFSDAQWAVTPGQSAVLYDGEVCLGGGIIASTTPAVAATDAAADAGAKSAASKHIILNTH; from the coding sequence ATGAGTCAAAAACGCGTAGTCGTGGGCATGTCGGGCGGCGTCGATTCGTCGGTCACGGCATGGCTGCTCAAACAACAAGGCTACGACGTCGTCGGCCTGTTCATGAAGAACTGGGAAGACGATGACGATAGCGAGTACTGTTCGACCCGGCAGGACTGGATCGACGTGGTGTCGGTCGCCGATCTGATCGGCATCGACGTCGAAGCCGTGAACTTCGCCGCCGAATACAAGGACCGCGTCTTTGCGGAATTTCTGCGCGAATACTCGGCCGGTCGCACGCCGAACCCGGACGTGCTGTGCAACGCCGAGATCAAGTTCAAGGCATTCCTCGATCACGCGGTGGCGCTGGGCGGCGAGACCATCGCCACCGGCCACTACGCCCGCGTGCGCGAGCGCGATGGTCGCTTCGAACTGCTCAAGGCGTTCGATCACACCAAAGATCAGAGCTACTTCCTGCACCGTCTGAACCAGCAGCAGCTCTCTCGCACGATGTTCCCGCTCGGCGAAATGCCGAAGACGAAGGTGCGCGAAATCGCCGCACAGATCGGCCTGCCGAACGCGAAGAAGAAGGATTCGACGGGGATCTGCTTCATCGGGGAACGTCCGTTCCGCGACTTCCTCAATCGCTATCTGCCCACCCAACCGGGGCCGATGAAGACACCGGACGGCACGATCGTCGGCGAGCACGTGGGGCTGGCCTTCTACACGCTGGGTCAGCGCAAGGGTATCGGTCTGGGCGGCAGCCGCGACGGTTCGGGTGAGCCCTGGTTCGTTGCGCGCAAGGACATGGCCAGCAACACGCTGTATGTCGTGCAGGGTCACGATCATCCGTGGCTGCTCTCGGACACGCTCGATGCCGAGGACCTCTCGTGGGTCGCAGGCGTGGCACCAGCCGAAGGCACGCGCTGCGGTGCGAAGACCCGCTACCGTCAGGCAGACGCCGCCTGCGAAGTCGTGCGTGCCGACGGCGGTGGTCTCACGTTGTCGTTCTCGGACGCGCAATGGGCCGTGACGCCGGGTCAGTCCGCCGTGCTGTACGACGGCGAGGTGTGTCTGGGGGGCGGCATCATCGCGTCCACGACGCCTGCCGTCGCTGCAACGGACGCGGCGGCTGACGCAGGCGCCAAATCCGCAGCATCGAAACACATCATCCTCAATACGCACTGA
- a CDS encoding THUMP domain-containing class I SAM-dependent RNA methyltransferase translates to MASFEFFAPCPRGLEEALAAELAEMGRLAPISVGKQVPGGVHFAGPWAAGMAANLHSRIASRVLLRVAQQGYRTEQDIYEFALRQRWEDWFGYQQTLRVDVTGIKAPVRSLEFVTLRVKDAVCDRLREKSGARPNIDTMQPDVRVFAFLTATDATLYLDTSGEPLFKRGWRLDKGAAPLRENLAAGILRLAGWRTDTAADMVLYDPMCGSGTFLAEAAQIALGVPAGAGRRFGFEKLKGYDIAAWQALKVQADEAQRDARVRGVPESIFGSDISGDMLVKSRANLERAGVGDIGLKQVDARDMSPPVDRPGIIVANPPYGERIEVRGRRAPRDADDGYSPDVQGNRGGFQRNQPDGVDAEFFRAFGDVLKQRFTGWSAFLLTADMSLPGQMRLRESRRTPLYNGALECRLFRFDLIAGSVRKRAGDGEGKTDGGRDATE, encoded by the coding sequence ATGGCTTCCTTCGAATTCTTCGCGCCCTGTCCCCGTGGACTGGAAGAGGCGCTGGCCGCTGAACTCGCAGAAATGGGGCGTCTCGCCCCGATTTCGGTGGGCAAACAGGTGCCCGGCGGTGTGCATTTCGCCGGTCCGTGGGCCGCAGGCATGGCAGCGAACCTGCATTCGCGCATCGCGAGCCGTGTGCTGCTGCGCGTCGCGCAGCAGGGCTATCGCACCGAACAGGACATCTACGAATTCGCCCTGCGTCAGCGTTGGGAAGACTGGTTCGGCTATCAGCAGACGCTGCGGGTGGACGTCACCGGTATCAAGGCGCCGGTGCGTAGCCTCGAATTCGTCACGCTGCGTGTGAAGGACGCCGTGTGCGACCGTCTGCGCGAGAAGTCCGGTGCGCGTCCGAATATCGACACCATGCAGCCCGACGTGCGCGTGTTCGCCTTCCTGACCGCGACCGACGCCACGCTCTACCTCGATACCTCCGGTGAGCCGCTGTTCAAGCGCGGCTGGCGTCTGGACAAGGGCGCAGCGCCCCTGCGCGAAAACCTCGCGGCGGGCATTCTGCGACTGGCGGGCTGGCGCACCGATACGGCTGCCGACATGGTGCTGTACGACCCGATGTGCGGCAGCGGCACGTTCCTCGCGGAGGCCGCGCAGATCGCACTGGGTGTTCCGGCGGGCGCAGGCCGTCGCTTCGGCTTCGAGAAGCTCAAGGGTTACGACATCGCCGCCTGGCAGGCGCTCAAGGTGCAGGCGGACGAAGCGCAGCGCGACGCCCGCGTGCGCGGCGTGCCCGAGAGCATCTTCGGTAGCGACATTTCCGGCGACATGCTGGTCAAGTCGCGCGCCAATCTGGAGCGCGCCGGTGTGGGCGACATCGGCCTCAAGCAGGTGGATGCGCGCGATATGTCGCCGCCGGTGGATCGTCCGGGGATCATCGTCGCCAATCCGCCGTACGGTGAGCGTATCGAAGTGCGCGGCCGTCGTGCCCCGCGCGACGCCGACGACGGTTATTCGCCGGACGTGCAAGGCAATCGCGGCGGCTTCCAGCGCAATCAGCCGGACGGCGTCGACGCCGAGTTCTTCCGTGCCTTCGGCGACGTGCTCAAGCAACGCTTCACCGGCTGGAGCGCGTTTCTGCTCACGGCCGACATGAGCCTGCCGGGACAGATGCGGTTGCGCGAATCGCGTCGTACGCCGCTGTACAACGGTGCGCTGGAATGCCGCTTGTTCCGTTTCGATCTGATCGCTGGCTCCGTGCGCAAGCGCGCAGGCGACGGCGAGGGCAAGACGGATGGCGGGCGCGACGCAACTGAGTAA
- the edd gene encoding phosphogluconate dehydratase, with the protein MSEQKKPLHPTVMAVTARIAARSRDTRAAYLARIDASAGRFPQRGALSCANLAHGFAAMPANDKLILREQRRPNVGIVTAYNDMLSAHQPYEQYPARLREAARKLGATAQVAGGVPAMCDGVTQGNAGMELSLFSREIIAMSTAVALSHNMFDAALMLGVCDKIVPGLVIGALQFGHLPTIFVPAGPMASGLSNDEKAKIRQLYATGKVGRDALLEAESQAYHGAGTCTFYGTANSNQLLMEIMGLHLPGAAFVHPHTPLRDALTDAALARVLAIGAHTPDYTPIGHVVDERAVVNGIVGLLATGGSTNHTLHLVAMARAAGVVIDWDDFDALSAIVPLMARVYPNGKADVNHFHAAGGMGFLIGELLDAGLLHDDVKTVAGPGLSRYRAEPWLSPEGLAWRAGSAYSGDRDVLRGHAEPFAPDGGLRLMHGNLGRGVIKVSAVKPEHRRVAATARVFTSQEAVQAAFDAGELRRDVVVVLRGQGPRANGMPELHRLTPLLGVLQDEGFAVALVTDGRMSGASGKVPAVIHVSPEAAGGGPLARVRDGDPIVLDANTGMLHAEVSPQVWAEREIAPVDASGDDTGRLLFGHMRASVGAAESGASVFFGTE; encoded by the coding sequence ATGTCCGAGCAAAAGAAGCCCCTGCACCCGACCGTAATGGCTGTCACGGCGCGCATTGCCGCGCGTAGCCGCGACACGCGCGCCGCGTATCTGGCCCGCATCGACGCGAGCGCCGGTCGCTTTCCGCAGCGCGGCGCGCTGTCCTGCGCGAACCTGGCGCACGGTTTCGCCGCCATGCCCGCCAACGACAAGCTGATTCTGCGCGAGCAGCGTCGCCCGAACGTGGGCATCGTGACGGCCTACAACGACATGCTCTCGGCGCATCAGCCGTACGAGCAGTACCCGGCGCGTCTACGTGAAGCCGCCCGTAAGCTGGGGGCGACAGCGCAGGTGGCTGGCGGCGTGCCCGCCATGTGCGACGGCGTGACGCAAGGCAATGCGGGCATGGAACTGTCGCTGTTCTCGCGCGAAATCATCGCCATGAGCACGGCCGTCGCCCTGTCGCACAACATGTTCGATGCCGCGCTGATGCTCGGCGTGTGCGACAAGATCGTGCCGGGGCTGGTGATCGGGGCCTTGCAGTTCGGTCATCTGCCGACGATTTTCGTGCCCGCTGGCCCGATGGCGAGCGGCCTGTCGAACGACGAGAAGGCCAAGATCCGCCAGTTGTACGCCACCGGCAAAGTGGGCCGCGACGCGCTGCTCGAAGCCGAATCGCAGGCGTATCACGGCGCGGGCACGTGCACGTTCTACGGCACGGCCAACAGCAACCAGTTGCTCATGGAAATCATGGGCCTGCATCTGCCGGGCGCGGCCTTCGTGCACCCGCACACGCCCCTGCGCGATGCGCTCACCGACGCGGCGCTCGCGCGCGTGCTGGCCATCGGCGCGCACACCCCCGACTACACCCCGATCGGCCACGTGGTCGACGAGCGCGCCGTCGTCAACGGCATCGTCGGCCTGTTGGCCACGGGTGGCTCGACCAATCACACCCTGCACCTCGTGGCGATGGCCCGTGCGGCGGGCGTCGTCATCGACTGGGACGATTTCGACGCGCTGTCGGCCATCGTGCCGCTCATGGCGCGTGTGTATCCGAACGGCAAAGCCGACGTGAACCATTTCCACGCCGCGGGCGGCATGGGGTTCCTGATCGGCGAACTGCTCGACGCGGGCCTGTTGCACGACGATGTGAAGACCGTCGCCGGTCCCGGTCTCTCGCGCTACCGCGCCGAGCCATGGTTGTCGCCCGAAGGGCTGGCGTGGCGCGCAGGGAGCGCCTACAGTGGTGATCGTGACGTCTTGCGCGGCCATGCCGAGCCGTTCGCCCCCGATGGCGGACTGCGGCTCATGCACGGCAATCTGGGGCGTGGCGTCATCAAGGTGTCGGCGGTCAAGCCGGAACATCGGCGCGTGGCCGCAACGGCACGCGTATTTACTTCGCAGGAAGCGGTCCAGGCCGCGTTCGATGCAGGCGAGCTGCGTCGCGACGTGGTCGTCGTGTTGCGTGGCCAGGGGCCGCGCGCCAATGGCATGCCCGAGCTGCATCGCCTCACGCCGCTGCTCGGTGTGTTGCAGGACGAGGGGTTCGCCGTGGCGCTGGTGACGGACGGCCGGATGTCCGGCGCGTCGGGCAAGGTGCCCGCGGTGATTCACGTGTCGCCCGAAGCGGCTGGCGGTGGTCCGCTGGCACGGGTGCGCGACGGCGATCCGATCGTGCTCGACGCCAACACCGGCATGCTGCACGCCGAAGTGTCGCCGCAAGTCTGGGCCGAGCGCGAGATCGCGCCGGTCGACGCGTCGGGCGACGACACTGGCCGTCTGCTCTTCGGGCACATGCGTGCGTCCGTAGGGGCGGCGGAATCGGGCGCTTCCGTGTTCTTCGGTACCGAGTGA